A stretch of Myxococcus hansupus DNA encodes these proteins:
- a CDS encoding FG-GAP-like repeat-containing protein yields MSAGPGVNPAAQVYAPLHTAPRAERWGWVWPRWNDPRLPFAFLLTLYGVLGFTFFGFNRSPWQMAAIVVTGSLLDMALGWVLKRQKVVPLSAYISCCSLALLLNYSHSSWLLLFPVWIAIGSKYVLTFQGRHVFNPSMFGVAMSLLFTRELITAAPAYQWANGEVALSAFILMAALVLFFFRVGRGWLVVSFLTFYALQTALRAYVMRHHLPPEVLFLGTLGAPSFFIFVFYMLTDPATSPGTRRGQILLALAITLVDLVLHFKESVYTFFYAALTCATARFVFVHARAAWQRGGRDSLRALVSSGWLKRAAVVGGLGSVMLGGYTLAAAPGVRAAPLAFRMERVDVRAAGLGSTMGRTLEELDPRLGHVAKWLVAVGDAVAVGDYDGDGRPDLFITHPLGRPEDHAVLYRNLGDFRFERVPVPALERFATRYKEEGLPGGGTFVDWDGDGDLDLAVAVAFGPVRLLRNTLRETGTPGFEDVTEAAGVGDHAVSLGLTFLDYDRDGHLDLLVLNVMTTHLPDYAPPVPLNLFRLPQPEHPDDRRMFRFMHDGWHNATNGGLNALYRGRGDGTFEKVDIAAMGMPETHWSLAVSTVDFNRDGWTDLYVANDFGPDDIYLNEGGKHFRRVQGRLFGEIGKDTYKGMNASVADFDRNGWLDLYVSNVHHSLQAEGSLLWMVGPGKDAFTPEFRDEATFRGALNERRFGWGAAAGDLDNDGWPDLVQANGMVDDRLDAERWRIPDGQRKDYWYVNHKLMQSGPEIHTYADKWGDIRGRTIYANEARRAYLNLGDAKPGHFVDMARELGLDDPDNSRGVLLSDLDGDGDLDVLITNQHGPVSLYRNTLRAEGGPDTHFVGLTLVGQGDRTHRSAVGTRVVLSYDDGGKRVEQVQEVGLMGGFSASADARLHFGLGGYSGPVTARVHWYGGSVQEVSLTPDVTHELRQPPVTDALQGRTRP; encoded by the coding sequence ATGAGCGCTGGACCCGGGGTGAACCCGGCTGCACAGGTGTACGCCCCATTGCACACGGCGCCACGTGCCGAGCGATGGGGCTGGGTGTGGCCTCGCTGGAACGACCCACGCCTGCCCTTCGCCTTCCTGCTGACGCTCTACGGTGTGCTCGGCTTCACCTTCTTCGGCTTCAACCGCAGCCCGTGGCAGATGGCCGCCATCGTGGTGACGGGCAGCCTGCTGGACATGGCGCTCGGGTGGGTGCTGAAGCGGCAGAAGGTCGTCCCCCTCAGCGCCTACATCTCCTGCTGTTCGCTGGCGCTGCTGCTCAACTACTCGCATTCGAGCTGGCTGCTGCTCTTTCCCGTGTGGATCGCCATCGGGTCGAAGTACGTGCTCACCTTCCAGGGACGCCACGTCTTCAATCCGTCGATGTTCGGCGTGGCGATGTCGCTGCTCTTCACCCGCGAGCTCATCACCGCCGCGCCCGCGTACCAGTGGGCCAACGGCGAGGTGGCCCTCTCCGCCTTCATCCTCATGGCGGCGCTGGTGCTCTTCTTCTTCCGCGTGGGCCGGGGTTGGCTGGTGGTCAGCTTCCTGACCTTCTATGCGCTCCAGACGGCGCTGAGGGCCTACGTGATGCGGCATCACCTGCCGCCGGAGGTCCTCTTCCTCGGCACGCTGGGCGCGCCGTCGTTCTTCATCTTCGTCTTCTACATGCTCACCGACCCGGCCACTTCACCGGGGACGCGGCGTGGGCAGATTCTGCTGGCGCTGGCCATCACGCTGGTGGACCTGGTGCTGCACTTCAAGGAGAGCGTCTACACGTTCTTCTACGCGGCGCTCACCTGCGCCACCGCGCGCTTCGTCTTCGTCCATGCGCGCGCGGCCTGGCAGCGGGGTGGACGTGACTCCCTGCGCGCGTTGGTGTCCTCGGGCTGGTTGAAGCGCGCGGCCGTGGTGGGTGGGCTGGGCTCCGTCATGCTGGGCGGCTACACGTTGGCCGCCGCGCCGGGTGTCCGGGCGGCGCCGCTCGCCTTCCGGATGGAGCGTGTGGATGTCCGGGCCGCGGGGCTGGGCTCCACCATGGGTCGCACGCTGGAGGAGCTGGACCCTCGGCTCGGGCACGTCGCGAAGTGGTTGGTCGCGGTGGGCGATGCCGTCGCCGTGGGGGACTACGACGGTGACGGACGGCCCGACCTGTTCATCACGCACCCGCTGGGCCGCCCCGAGGACCACGCGGTGCTCTACCGCAACCTGGGGGACTTTCGCTTCGAGCGTGTGCCCGTGCCCGCGTTGGAGCGCTTCGCCACGCGCTACAAGGAAGAGGGCCTGCCGGGCGGCGGAACCTTCGTGGATTGGGACGGAGATGGAGACCTGGACCTCGCGGTGGCGGTGGCCTTCGGGCCTGTCCGCCTGCTGCGCAACACGCTGCGAGAGACGGGCACGCCGGGCTTCGAGGACGTGACGGAGGCGGCGGGCGTCGGCGACCACGCGGTGAGCCTGGGCCTCACCTTCCTGGACTATGACCGCGACGGGCACCTGGACCTCCTCGTCCTCAACGTGATGACCACGCACCTGCCGGACTACGCGCCGCCCGTGCCGCTCAACCTCTTCCGTTTGCCCCAGCCCGAGCACCCCGACGACCGGCGCATGTTCCGCTTCATGCACGACGGCTGGCACAACGCGACCAACGGCGGGCTCAACGCGCTCTACCGGGGCCGGGGAGATGGCACCTTCGAGAAGGTGGACATCGCCGCCATGGGGATGCCGGAGACGCACTGGTCGCTCGCGGTGAGCACGGTGGACTTCAACCGCGACGGTTGGACGGACCTGTACGTGGCCAACGACTTCGGGCCGGATGACATCTACCTCAACGAGGGCGGCAAACACTTCCGGCGCGTGCAGGGCCGGCTCTTCGGGGAGATTGGGAAGGACACGTACAAGGGGATGAATGCCTCCGTCGCGGACTTCGATCGCAACGGCTGGTTGGACCTGTATGTCTCCAATGTCCACCACTCGCTCCAGGCGGAGGGCAGCCTGTTGTGGATGGTGGGGCCGGGCAAGGACGCCTTCACGCCTGAGTTCCGCGACGAGGCCACCTTCCGTGGCGCGCTCAACGAGCGGCGCTTCGGTTGGGGCGCGGCGGCGGGCGACCTGGACAATGATGGCTGGCCCGACCTGGTGCAGGCCAACGGCATGGTGGACGACCGGTTGGACGCGGAGCGGTGGCGCATTCCCGACGGACAGCGGAAGGACTACTGGTACGTCAATCACAAGCTGATGCAGTCCGGTCCGGAGATTCACACGTACGCGGACAAGTGGGGCGACATCCGAGGCCGCACCATCTACGCGAACGAGGCGCGCCGCGCGTATCTCAACCTGGGTGACGCGAAGCCTGGACACTTCGTGGACATGGCGAGGGAGCTGGGGCTGGACGACCCGGACAACTCGCGAGGCGTGCTCCTGTCGGACCTGGATGGTGACGGCGACCTGGACGTGCTCATCACCAACCAGCACGGACCGGTGTCGCTGTACCGCAACACGCTGCGCGCCGAGGGCGGTCCGGACACGCACTTCGTGGGCCTCACCTTGGTGGGGCAGGGGGACCGCACGCACCGGAGCGCGGTGGGCACGCGGGTGGTGCTCTCCTACGACGACGGTGGGAAGCGCGTGGAGCAGGTGCAGGAGGTGGGGCTGATGGGCGGCTTCTCCGCGTCGGCGGATGCCCGGCTGCACTTCGGGCTGGGAGGGTACTCGGGGCCGGTGACCGCGCGGGTGCACTGGTACGGCGGCTCCGTTCAGGAGGTGTCGCTGACTCCGGACGTGACGCACGAGCTGCGGCAGCCTCCCGTCACCGATGCGCTCCAGGGACGCACGCGTCCATGA
- a CDS encoding DUF2169 family type VI secretion system accessory protein: MGHPTLENETPFAFDMMGLCDEDGRPLCLFVVKATYAMGDDGLKLAEEQVPVSWGGEAWGEPGASSDKYEPECAFIKPATDVALIGHAHAPQKGATEVLVALQVGPLKKAVRVVGERTWFKSMGRVAATKPLPFDKLPLTWERAFGGWDKTDAAKPSFEPRNPVGVGFRASPRHFEEGLKLPNLEDPATESLREFGQRVLPTCFGFTSPHWQPRSKLGGTYDETWNKTRKPLLPKDFDRRFFNAAAPGLVAPGYLKGDEPVIIAGASPKGRRAFALPGQAAPVVMLSLVGREDAKPEMRLDTVILDTDTEQVQLMWRGHVVLDEGLHDLSRVRITAEGVSTKA; the protein is encoded by the coding sequence ATGGGACATCCGACCCTCGAGAACGAGACGCCCTTCGCCTTCGACATGATGGGCCTCTGCGACGAGGACGGCCGGCCGTTGTGCCTCTTCGTCGTGAAGGCCACCTACGCCATGGGCGACGACGGACTGAAGCTCGCGGAGGAGCAGGTGCCCGTGAGCTGGGGCGGCGAAGCCTGGGGTGAGCCCGGGGCGTCCAGCGACAAGTACGAACCCGAGTGCGCCTTCATCAAACCTGCCACGGATGTGGCCCTCATTGGCCATGCCCACGCGCCTCAAAAGGGCGCCACGGAGGTGCTGGTGGCCCTTCAAGTGGGGCCGCTGAAGAAGGCCGTGCGCGTGGTGGGGGAACGGACCTGGTTCAAGAGCATGGGCCGGGTGGCCGCCACGAAGCCGCTGCCCTTCGACAAGCTTCCGCTGACCTGGGAGCGAGCCTTTGGCGGATGGGACAAGACGGACGCGGCGAAGCCCTCGTTCGAGCCACGCAACCCCGTGGGGGTGGGGTTTCGCGCGAGCCCGCGTCACTTCGAGGAAGGGCTGAAGCTCCCCAACCTGGAGGACCCCGCGACGGAGTCGCTGCGCGAGTTCGGCCAGCGGGTGCTCCCCACCTGCTTCGGCTTCACGTCGCCCCACTGGCAGCCCCGCTCGAAGCTGGGCGGCACGTACGACGAGACGTGGAACAAGACGCGCAAGCCCCTGCTCCCCAAGGACTTCGATCGGCGCTTCTTCAACGCCGCCGCGCCAGGGCTGGTGGCGCCGGGCTACCTGAAGGGGGACGAGCCCGTCATCATCGCCGGCGCATCGCCCAAGGGCCGCCGCGCCTTCGCGCTCCCGGGACAGGCAGCGCCCGTCGTCATGCTGTCGCTCGTGGGACGCGAGGATGCGAAGCCGGAGATGCGCCTGGACACAGTCATCCTCGATACCGACACGGAGCAGGTGCAGTTGATGTGGCGCGGACACGTGGTGCTCGACGAGGGACTGCACGACCTGAGCCGCGTGCGAATCACCGCCGAGGGCGTGTCCACGAAGGCGTGA